One part of the Melopsittacus undulatus isolate bMelUnd1 chromosome 17, bMelUnd1.mat.Z, whole genome shotgun sequence genome encodes these proteins:
- the FMNL1 gene encoding formin-like protein 1, which translates to MPAAAELEERFGRVLKSMNLPPDKMKLLNQYDNEKKWELICDQERFQVKNPPSAYIQKLKSYLDTGGVSRKFKRRVQESTQVLRELEISLRTNYIGWVQEFLNEENKGLDVLLEYLAFAQCSVAYDMESSENGSPGSDKGKVLEQSLEDLNKSNSSPPTQGSSKARHLTVRLNPSHSRKTLRNSRLVSQKDDVHVCIMCLRAIMNYQSGFSLVMNHPACVNEITLSLNNKNARTKALVLELLAAVCLVRGGHDIILAAFDNFKEVCGEKNRFEKLMEYFRNEDTNIDFMVACMQFINIVVHSVENMNFRVFLQYEFTHLGLDQYLESLRLTESEKLQVQIQAYLDNVFDVGAMLEDSETKTSVLEHMEELQEHVNQLTEKLQDAENDSMAKIAELEKQLSQARQELEALREQLSPPQPSSPPAPQPQECYRLALERRLVELEEKGLVQILRGPDGDVAIQIVPVVIETTAAPVVTQEATTGTDAPALDPAPAPAPSPPPAPAPKCHPHRHHSRGPWRGMSPPLHHCYPSGGGPSQRGWVPPVLALVQHRAVKVKKPIQTKFRMPVFNWVALKPSQIDGTVFNELNDEKVLQELDMSDFEEQFKTKAQGPGLDISALKVKATQKAPNKVTLMESNRAKNLAITLRKGGCSIQDICTAIETYDQQALSLDFLELLLRFLPTEHERTLIGKFEQEQQPPEELSDEDQFMIRFSKIPRLAERMNIMIFLGNFSDTAQLLMPQLNAIIAASMSLKSSSKLRNILEIVLAFGNYMNSSKRGAAYGFRLQSLDALLEMKSTDRKQTLLHYLVRVITEKYPGLTGFHTELHFLDKAGTVSLDSVLQDVRGLQQGMELTRKEFMRQDDSPVLKDFLKVNSEVMEKLQADSKTAKEAYESAVEYFGENPKTSPPTTFFPMFMRFIKAYKKAEQDIEMWKKQEAAAKEAESVSPGSDNQPELPIQKAKRQQMDMIAELKKKQMVKEPLIYEGKDGAIEDIISDLRNNPYRRADKARGSSKRRAAGQSLQATPDIPL; encoded by the exons ATGCCCGCAGCAGCCGAGCTGGAGGAGCGCTTCGGCCGCGTCCTG AAGTCCATGAACCTGCCCCCGGACAAGATGAAGCTGCTCAACCAGTATGACAATGAGAAGAAGTGGGAGCTCATCTGTGACCAG GAGCGTTTCCAGGTGAAGAACCCACCGTCTGCTTACATCCAGAAACTGAAGAGCTACTTGGACACGGGTGGCGTAAGCAGGAAG TTCAAGAGGCGAGTGCAGGAGTCAACACAGGTGCTCCGAGAGCTGGAGATTTCCTTGAGGACCAACTACATTGG CTGGGTCCAAGAGTTCCTCAACGAGGAGAACAAGGGGCTGGACGTGCTGCTGGAGTATCTCGCCTTCGCCCAGTGCTCTGTTGC GTATGACATGGAGAGCTCCGAGAACGGCAGCCCAGGCTCTGACAAGGGCAAGGTCCTGGAGCAGTCACTGGAGGACCTGAACAAAAGCAACTCCTCGCCCCCCACTCAGGGCTCCTCCAAAGCGCGGCACCTCACTGTAAG GCTGAACCCCTCGCACAGCAGGAAGACGCTGAGGAACTCCCGCCTGGTCAGCCAGAAGGACGATGTCCATGTCTGCATTATGTGTCTCCGCGCCATCATGAACTACCAG TCTGGCTTCAGCCTGGTGATGAACCACCCAGCCTGTGTCAACGAGATCACCCTGAGCCTCAACAACAAGAATGCCAG GACCAAAGcgctggtgctggagctgctggctgctgtcTGCCTGGTCCGAGGTGGCCACGACATCATCCTGGCTGCCTTTGACAACTTCAAGGAG GTCTGCGGGGAGAAGAACCGCTTTGAGAAGCTGATGGAGTATTTCCGGAACGAGGACACCAACATTGACTTCATG GTGGCCTGCATGCAGTTCATCAACATTGTGGTCCACTCGGTGGAGAACATGAACTTCCGTGTTTTCCTGCAGTACGAGTTCACCCATCTGGGGCTGGACCAGTACTTGGAG AGCCTCCGTCTCACGGAGAGCGAAAAGCTGCAGGTGCAGATCCAAGCTTACCTGGACAATGTCTTTGATGTGGGAGCCATGCTGGAGGACTCGGAGACCAAGACATCTGTGCTGGAGCACAtggaagagctgcaggagcacGTCAACCAG TTGACGGAGAAGCTGCAGGATGCAGAGAACGACTCCATGGCCAAGATAGcggagctggagaagcagctgagCCAGGCGCGGCAGGAGCTGGAGGCGCTGCGG gagcagctgagccCACCGCAGCCATCCAGCCcgccagccccacagccccaggagTGCTACCGGCTGGCGCTGGAGAGGCGTCtggtggagctggaggagaagggCTTAGTGCAGATCCTGCGTGGGCCTGACGGAGACGTCGCCATCCAAATTGTCCCCGTTGTCATAGAAACAACAGCAGCCCCCGTGGTTACCCAAGAGGCCACCACCGGCACAG ATGCTCCAGCTCTGgatccagccccagctccagccccatctccccctccagcacct GCACCCAAGTGCCACCCCCACCGCCACCACTCCCGGGGGCCCTGGAGAGGGATGTCCCCCCCCCTCCACCACTGCTACCCCTCGGGGGGGGGGCCCTCCCAGCGGGGCTGGGTGCCCCCAGTGCTGGCTCTGGTTCAG caccGTGCAGTGAAGGTGAAGAAGCCAATCCAGACCAAGTTCCGCATGCCCGTCTTCAACTGGGTGGCGCTGAAGCCAAGCCAGATCGATGGCACTGTCTTCAATGAGCTCAACGATGAGAAGGTGCTGCAG GAGCTGGACATGAGTGACTTTGAAGAGCAGTTCAAGACCAAGGCGCAGGGCCCTGGCTTGGACATCAGTGCCCTCAAGGTGAAGGCCACACAGAAGGCTCCCAACAAGGTCACTCTCATGGAGTCCAACCGAGCCAAGAACCTGGCCATCACCCTCCGCAAGGGTGGCTGCAGCATCCAGGACATCTGCACAGCTATTGAGAC GTATGACCAGCAAGCCCTGAGCCTCGActtcctggagctgctgctgcgcTTCCTGCCCACTGAGCATGAACGGACGCTCATTGGGAAGTtcgagcaggagcagcagccaccagAAGAGCTCTCAGACGAGGACCAGTTCATGATCCGCTTCAGCAAGATCCCTCGCCTGGCCGAGCGCATGAACATCATGATCTTCCTGGGCAACTTCAGTGACACGGCCCAGCTGCTCAtgcct CAACTCAACGCCATCATTGCTGCATCCATGTCCCTCAAGTCCTCCAGCAAACTACGCAACATCCTTGAG ATTGTCCTGGCCTTCGGGAACTACATGAACAGCAGCAAGCGTGGGGCAGCCTATGGCTTCCGACTGCAGAGCCTTGATGCG ctcctggagatGAAGTCGACTGACCGCAAGCAGACGCTGCTGCATTACCTTGTGCGGGTGATCACAGAGAAGTACCCTGGGCTGACCGGCTTCCACACTGAGCTGCACTTCCTCGACAAGGCAGGCACAG TGTCCCTGGACAGTGTGCTGCAGGATGTGCGGGGCCTGCAGCAGGGCATGGAGCTCACCCGCAAGGAGTTCATGAGGCAGGATGACAGCCCCGTGCTCAAGGACTTCCTCAAGGTCAACTCGGAGGTGATGGAGAAACTGCAGGCTGACAGCAAAACTGCCAAG GAGGCATATGAGTCAGCTGTGGAGTATTTTGGGGAGAACCCCAAGACCAGTCCCCCCACCACCTTCTTCCCCATGTTCATGCGATTCATCAAAGCCTACAAG aaagcagagcaggacatTGAGATGTGGAAGAAACAAGAGGCCGCAGCCAAAGAGGCAGAATCCGTCTCCCCTGGCAGCGATAACCAGCCTGAG CTGCCCATCCAGAAAGCCAAGCGGCAGCAGATGGACATGATCGCCGAGCTAAAGAAGAAGCAGATGGTGAAGGAGCCACTTATTTATGAGGGAAAAGATGGGGCCATTGAGGATATTATTTCAG ATCTGAGGAACAACCCGTACCGGCGCGCAGACAAGGCCCGCGGCAGCTCCAAGAGACGGGCTGCGGGGCAGAGCCTGCAGGCGACCCCGGACATCCCCCTGTGA
- the LOC101881229 gene encoding myosin light chain kinase, smooth muscle-like, which produces MSQAEGGEEMFEYCDVVINSQEQVSDVYMQLEKLGEGKFGMVFRLQEKATGKIRAGKYFRTRTAKEKQAAWDEVELMNLLHHPRLVQCLAAFQGPTELVMVMEYMAGGELFERIVADDFEHTEPSCTQYLRQILEGLQFMHGQAIVHLDLKPENIMCVSPSSHCLKIIDFGLARKLAPDTPVKVLHGTPEFMAPEVVAFEPVGFSTDMWSVGVICYILLSGEFPFQGDNDMETLSNITAAQWDFEEETFSEISQLAKDFISQLLQKDPWSRLSSAEALLHPWLQQPQPCSTKVLPKERIKQFLTHQKWQKTGKALLALNRLTLLSRSLERKVLETQDEEDLGCSPEEDQTSGPQLQQGSSVLELLPDKKEEEEGSTAATGEAESASSVAVPPRPRPPRAAAGRREGTNGGETSSSSS; this is translated from the exons ATGTCCCAGGCAGAAG GAGGTGAGGAGATGTTTGAATACTGTGATGTGGTCATCAACAGCCAGGAGCAGGTTTCGGATGTGTATAtgcagctggagaagctgggagA AGGGAAGTTCGGGATGGTGTTCCGCCTGCAGGAAAAAGCCACTGGCAAAATCCGGGCTGGGAAATACTTCCGGACACGCACAGCAAAGGAGAAGCAGGCGGCTTGGGACGAGGTGGAGCTCATGAACCTGCTGCATCACCCGCGCCTCGTGCAGTGCCTTGCTGCCTTCCAGGGCCCCACCGAgctggtgatggtgatggagtA CATGGCAGGTGGGGAGCTCTTTGAGCGCATCGTGGCTGATGACTTTGAGCACACAGAGCCCAGCTGCACCCAGTACCTGCGGCAGATCCTGGAGGGGTTGCAGTTCATGCACGGTCAGGCCATCGTCCACCTCGACCTCAAGCCTGAGAACATCATGTGTgtcagccccagcagccactGCCTCAAGATCATTGACTTTGGCTTGGCACGGAAGCTGG CTCCAGACACCCCTGTGAAAGTGTTACACGGCACCCCTGAGTTCATGGCTCCAGAAGTGGTCGCCTTTGAGCCCGTGGGCTTCTCCACAGACATGTGGAGTGTTGGTGTCATTTGTTACATCCT GCTGAGTGGGGAGTTCCCCTTCCAGGGGGACAATGACATGGAGACACTAAGCAACATCACAGCTGCCCAGTGGGACTTTGAGGAGGAGACCTTCTCAGAGATCTCCCAGCTAGCCAAGGACTTCATCAGCCAACTGCTGCAGAAGGACCCCTG GAGCCGGCTCTCCAGTGCGGAGGCCCTGCTGCacccctggctgcagcagccccagccctgcagcacgAAGGTGCTGCCCAAGGAGAGGATCAAGCAATTCCTGACCCATCAGAAGTGGCAG AAAACAGGCAAAGCCCTGCTGGCCCTCAACAGGCTGACCCTGCTGTCCCGGAGCCTGGAAAGGAAAGTCTTGGAGACTCAGGATGAGGAAG ACCTGGGCTGCAGCCCAGAGGAGGACCAAACCTCTGGGCCTCAGCTCCAACAAGGTTCCAGCGTATTGGAGCTGCTGCCAGacaaaaaggaggaggaagaagggagcaCTGCAGCCACAGGGGAGGCAGAGAGTGCTTCCAGTGTGGCCGTGCCACCCAGACCTAGACCAcctagagctgctgctgggagaagagaagggacCAATGGGGGTGaaacctcctccagcagctcatgA